A single Microbacterium protaetiae DNA region contains:
- a CDS encoding MFS transporter, with protein MTMSSESPTPPAAPITANTFVATAAGNIDPPAPLTGLRRLMTWIIPANLGIFLVWGAVPGILLPQQITQLVGSADKRDVAVLAIVSTIGAFAAMVAQPIAGQISDRTRSRFGRRTPWIVIGALAGGLSLTGLAFANSVVGIVIAWTLVQITLNIAQGPLSAIMPDRVPIARRGTFAALSGIGLMVGSLGGAMLGSLFFHSIAAGYLVFAVVAIVILCLFVLFNPDRPSSGIPLEPFRLREFLGTFWINPVAYPDFFWAFTGRLLLYTGYFIVVGYQLYLLRDYFHVAQPETIIPVLSLLSMVGLVITTLIAGPLSDRVGRRKPFVFASAVVMSLALLLPWFWHDLTAWYLTVVIVGFGFGIFQAVDQALISEVLPSARSFAKDLGVVNIAATLPQTLAPGVAGVIVLSFGYAGLFPVGIVLGILGACAVWPITATR; from the coding sequence ATGACAATGTCGTCAGAATCTCCGACTCCACCCGCAGCGCCGATCACCGCGAACACGTTCGTCGCGACCGCCGCCGGCAACATCGACCCGCCCGCCCCGCTGACCGGACTGCGCCGGTTGATGACCTGGATCATCCCGGCAAACCTCGGAATCTTCCTCGTGTGGGGCGCCGTGCCCGGCATCCTGCTGCCGCAGCAGATCACCCAGCTGGTCGGCAGTGCCGACAAGAGGGATGTCGCGGTCTTGGCGATCGTCTCCACGATCGGTGCGTTCGCCGCGATGGTGGCCCAGCCCATCGCGGGGCAGATCTCCGATCGCACCCGCTCGAGGTTCGGCCGACGCACGCCATGGATCGTCATCGGCGCGCTCGCCGGGGGTCTGTCGCTGACCGGCCTGGCCTTCGCGAACTCGGTCGTGGGCATTGTCATCGCCTGGACCCTGGTGCAGATCACTCTCAACATCGCCCAGGGGCCGCTGTCGGCGATCATGCCGGATCGCGTTCCGATCGCGCGGCGCGGCACCTTCGCCGCGCTGTCGGGCATCGGACTCATGGTCGGGTCGCTGGGCGGGGCGATGCTCGGCTCGCTGTTCTTCCACAGCATCGCCGCCGGCTACCTCGTGTTCGCGGTCGTCGCGATCGTGATCCTCTGCCTGTTCGTGCTGTTCAACCCCGATCGGCCCAGCAGCGGCATCCCGCTCGAACCCTTCCGCCTTCGCGAGTTTCTGGGCACCTTCTGGATCAACCCGGTCGCCTACCCCGATTTCTTCTGGGCGTTCACCGGCCGTCTGCTGCTGTACACCGGCTACTTCATCGTCGTCGGTTACCAGCTCTATCTGCTGCGCGATTACTTCCACGTCGCCCAGCCCGAGACGATCATCCCGGTGCTGAGCCTTCTGAGCATGGTCGGCCTTGTCATCACGACGCTCATCGCCGGACCCCTCTCCGACAGAGTCGGACGCCGCAAGCCGTTCGTCTTCGCGTCGGCCGTCGTGATGTCGCTGGCCCTTCTGCTGCCGTGGTTCTGGCACGACCTGACCGCCTGGTATCTCACGGTCGTCATCGTCGGGTTCGGGTTCGGCATCTTCCAGGCCGTCGACCAGGCGCTCATCAGCGAAGTGCTGCCCTCGGCGCGCTCGTTCGCGAAAGACCTCGGCGTCGTCAACATCGCAGCGACGCTTCCGCAGACTCTCGCCCCCGGCGTCGCCGGTGTCATCGTGCTCAGCTTCGGGTATGCGGGCCTGTTCCCGGTGGGCATCGTCCTCGGTATCCTCGGCGCGTGCGCGGTATGGCCCATCACGGCAACCCGATGA
- a CDS encoding glycoside hydrolase family 3 C-terminal domain-containing protein, which translates to MTDTTDLTLEQKAALTSGADFWTTKAVPDVGIPALMLTDGPHGLRKQAGASDHLGLADSVPATCFPPAVGLGASFDPELAERVGKALGVESAIEDVAVILGPGINIKRSPLCGRNFEYFSEDPIVAGVMGAGLVRGIQSQGVGSSLKHFAANNQEFDRMRASSDIDPRPLREIYLRGFQRVVQDAQPWTVMCSYNRINGVYASEDPWLLTTVLRGEWGFEGLVVSDWGAVNDRVTGLVAGLDLEMPGGGGRTDAQLVAAVRSGTMDEKALDVAAGRMLDLVRKAQARPVIAGPLDVDAHHALAREVAGRSIVLLRNEGELLPLRRDAKLAVVGAFAAQPRYQGAGSSLINPTKLDTALDAIRDAAAGEVAYAAGFALDEAGDTAALRDEAVAAASAADVVVAFLGLPAAAESEGYDREHIDLPAVQLELLEAVLTANPNTVVVLSNGSVVALPFRDRVPAIVEGWLLGQAGGSATADVLFGDVNPSGKLTETIPLRLEDNPSFGNFPGSFGHVRYGEGIFVGYRWYDARKIEVAYPFGHGLSYTSFAYGDAAAAVDASGDVVVTVPVTNTGEVPGREIVQVYTALADSAVERAPRELKAFASVEVQPGQTRDVELVVRRADLAYWDVRVDAWIVEGGTYTVDVAASSRDIRSTTTVTVTGDAVNLPLTMQSSIGDLMADPVAGPVVQQAIAAMMSDAGGDAAGAGMMADADGLQKMMASFPVGRLAGFGSLPVSMEQIEGLIAMANAAR; encoded by the coding sequence ATGACTGACACGACCGACCTGACTCTCGAGCAGAAGGCGGCGCTGACCAGCGGCGCCGACTTCTGGACCACCAAGGCGGTGCCCGACGTCGGCATTCCCGCACTCATGCTCACCGACGGGCCGCACGGACTGCGCAAGCAGGCGGGCGCCAGCGATCACCTCGGCCTCGCCGACAGTGTGCCGGCGACGTGCTTTCCCCCGGCGGTGGGACTCGGCGCCTCGTTCGACCCCGAACTGGCCGAGCGGGTCGGTAAGGCGCTCGGCGTCGAGTCGGCGATCGAAGATGTCGCTGTGATCCTCGGCCCGGGCATCAACATCAAGCGGTCGCCGCTGTGCGGGCGCAACTTCGAGTACTTCTCTGAAGACCCGATCGTCGCCGGAGTCATGGGTGCGGGGCTGGTCCGCGGCATCCAGTCTCAGGGCGTGGGCTCGTCGCTGAAGCACTTCGCGGCCAACAACCAGGAGTTCGACCGCATGCGCGCCTCGAGCGACATCGACCCGCGGCCGCTGCGCGAGATCTATCTGCGCGGGTTCCAGCGCGTGGTCCAAGACGCACAGCCGTGGACGGTCATGTGCTCGTACAACCGCATCAACGGCGTGTACGCGTCGGAGGACCCGTGGCTGCTCACCACTGTGCTGCGCGGGGAGTGGGGCTTCGAAGGGCTGGTCGTCAGCGACTGGGGCGCGGTCAATGACCGGGTCACCGGGCTGGTCGCGGGACTTGACCTGGAGATGCCCGGTGGCGGCGGCCGCACCGACGCGCAGCTGGTGGCGGCGGTGCGCAGCGGCACGATGGATGAGAAGGCGCTGGATGTCGCGGCCGGGCGCATGCTCGACCTGGTGCGCAAGGCGCAGGCCCGTCCGGTGATCGCCGGGCCGCTCGACGTCGATGCGCACCACGCGCTGGCACGTGAGGTCGCCGGTCGTTCCATCGTGCTGCTGCGCAACGAAGGCGAGCTGCTGCCGCTGCGTCGCGACGCGAAGCTGGCAGTGGTCGGTGCCTTCGCCGCGCAGCCGCGGTACCAGGGGGCCGGCTCGTCGCTGATAAACCCGACGAAGCTCGATACCGCGCTCGATGCGATTCGGGATGCCGCTGCCGGCGAGGTCGCGTACGCAGCAGGGTTCGCCCTCGACGAGGCGGGCGACACCGCGGCTCTGCGCGACGAGGCCGTGGCCGCGGCATCCGCCGCCGACGTCGTCGTGGCGTTCCTCGGCCTGCCCGCCGCAGCAGAGTCGGAGGGATACGACCGCGAGCACATCGATCTGCCGGCCGTGCAGCTCGAACTGCTCGAGGCGGTACTCACCGCCAACCCGAACACCGTCGTCGTGCTCTCGAACGGCTCGGTTGTCGCCCTGCCGTTCCGCGATCGGGTGCCGGCGATCGTCGAGGGGTGGCTGCTGGGCCAGGCCGGCGGATCGGCCACCGCCGATGTGCTGTTCGGCGACGTGAACCCGTCGGGCAAGCTCACCGAGACGATTCCGCTGCGGCTGGAGGACAACCCGTCGTTCGGCAACTTTCCCGGATCGTTCGGGCATGTGCGCTACGGCGAGGGGATCTTCGTCGGATACCGCTGGTATGACGCGCGCAAGATCGAGGTAGCCTACCCGTTCGGTCATGGCCTGTCGTACACGAGCTTCGCCTATGGGGATGCCGCAGCCGCCGTCGATGCCTCCGGCGACGTGGTGGTCACCGTGCCGGTGACAAATACCGGAGAGGTGCCCGGGCGTGAGATCGTGCAGGTGTACACGGCACTGGCCGACTCGGCCGTCGAGCGCGCCCCGCGCGAGCTGAAGGCGTTCGCCTCGGTCGAGGTGCAACCGGGCCAGACCCGCGATGTCGAGCTGGTCGTGCGTCGAGCAGACCTTGCGTACTGGGACGTGCGCGTCGACGCGTGGATCGTGGAAGGGGGCACCTACACCGTCGATGTCGCCGCCTCGAGCCGCGACATCCGCTCCACCACCACCGTGACGGTGACCGGGGATGCCGTGAACCTGCCGTTGACGATGCAGTCATCGATCGGCGACCTGATGGCAGACCCGGTGGCCGGGCCCGTCGTGCAGCAGGCGATCGCCGCCATGATGAGCGATGCCGGCGGTGATGCCGCGGGGGCCGGCATGATGGCCGACGCAGACGGGCTGCAGAAGATGATGGCGTCATTCCCGGTGGGGCGGCTGGCCGGCTTCGGATCTCTGCCGGTGTCGATGGAGCAGATCGAGGGACTCATAGCGATGGCCAACGCCGCGCGGTGA
- a CDS encoding carboxylesterase/lipase family protein: MSEAPVVHTASGPVRGVWRDSSAAFLGIPFAQAPVGALRFCAPVPPEPWTEVRDAVEYGATAQRGDPGQTLIPEPSVPGEATLNVNVFTPAPGQDAALPVLVWIHGGGYIAGSPASPWYDGQKFNRDGVVTVTLSYRLGFDGFGLIDGAMSNRGVRDWLAGLEWVQQNIAAFGGDPSRVTIAGQSAGGGAVLTLLGMPQAQHLFHAVWALSPALVNVSVERAGTLSAKLARLAGVPATRDGLASVDEMRLLELREQAEKPASGKPLDGIVELLTDGLSWGPMLDGEVLERPTLEALTAGIGADKPLVIGTTDDEFTMATDSMRAKLRFVPAALALGGLGLRGARRSAYLAANRVRGTAAVVGRFVTDTIFRAPTVRVVQARGDAATWVYRFVWASPTVGWACHCLDVPFWWDWLDSLVGVASLAGANPPRALADALHGAAVSFVRSGEVGWTPWSAHPGTTRLFGAGPSARDVVPDGYAAVEPLVAP; this comes from the coding sequence ATGAGTGAGGCGCCCGTGGTACACACGGCATCGGGCCCCGTGCGCGGAGTGTGGCGCGACTCGTCGGCGGCGTTCCTGGGCATTCCCTTCGCGCAGGCGCCGGTCGGCGCGCTGCGCTTTTGCGCACCCGTGCCGCCCGAGCCGTGGACCGAGGTGCGCGATGCCGTCGAGTACGGCGCGACCGCGCAGCGCGGAGACCCCGGGCAGACACTGATCCCTGAGCCGTCGGTGCCCGGCGAGGCGACCCTCAATGTCAACGTGTTCACGCCGGCGCCGGGGCAGGATGCCGCGTTGCCGGTGCTCGTGTGGATCCACGGCGGCGGGTACATCGCCGGGTCGCCGGCCAGCCCCTGGTATGACGGGCAGAAGTTCAACCGCGACGGCGTCGTGACCGTCACGCTGTCGTACCGACTCGGCTTCGACGGGTTCGGGCTGATCGACGGCGCCATGTCGAACCGCGGCGTGCGCGACTGGCTCGCAGGTCTGGAATGGGTGCAGCAGAACATCGCGGCGTTCGGCGGCGACCCGTCGCGGGTCACGATCGCGGGACAGTCGGCCGGTGGCGGAGCCGTGCTGACACTGCTCGGGATGCCGCAGGCCCAGCATCTGTTCCATGCGGTGTGGGCGCTTTCGCCCGCGCTGGTGAACGTCTCCGTCGAGCGGGCCGGCACACTGTCGGCGAAGCTCGCACGGCTCGCCGGAGTGCCGGCGACGCGCGACGGTTTGGCTTCGGTGGACGAGATGCGGCTGCTCGAGCTGCGCGAGCAGGCCGAGAAACCGGCATCCGGCAAGCCACTCGATGGCATCGTCGAGCTGCTCACCGACGGGCTGTCGTGGGGCCCGATGCTCGACGGCGAGGTGCTGGAGCGCCCGACGCTGGAGGCGCTGACGGCCGGCATCGGCGCGGACAAGCCGCTGGTGATCGGCACGACCGACGACGAATTCACGATGGCCACCGACTCGATGCGCGCGAAGCTGCGGTTCGTGCCGGCCGCGCTGGCGCTGGGCGGGCTGGGTCTGCGCGGAGCCCGGCGGTCGGCGTACCTGGCCGCGAACCGCGTGCGCGGGACCGCCGCGGTGGTCGGACGTTTCGTCACCGACACGATCTTCCGCGCGCCGACGGTGCGGGTCGTGCAGGCGCGGGGGGATGCCGCGACCTGGGTCTACCGGTTCGTCTGGGCCTCGCCCACGGTGGGATGGGCGTGCCATTGTCTCGACGTGCCGTTCTGGTGGGACTGGCTTGATTCTCTGGTGGGAGTGGCCTCCCTCGCCGGAGCGAACCCGCCGCGCGCCCTGGCCGACGCGCTGCACGGCGCCGCCGTGTCGTTCGTGCGGTCGGGCGAGGTCGGATGGAC
- a CDS encoding TetR/AcrR family transcriptional regulator — translation MPKNQEGRRGSYAKGIAKREEILTRALEVIAREGYRGASVKELAAAVGLSQAGLLHYFDSKEELFTEILRKRDEIDMAAFGGVEAVSTDVEAVRDGYLQVIRHNSQVPGVVELFSRLSVEAADPRHPAHRFFLDRNRALRGVFADVVRQSQSAGRLTDAIDPDTLARILQAVADGLQVQWMLEPDVDMAAIVEALFRGLSTTEGDSDE, via the coding sequence ATGCCGAAGAACCAAGAGGGACGCCGTGGTTCCTACGCCAAGGGCATCGCCAAGCGCGAGGAGATCCTCACCCGCGCGCTCGAGGTCATCGCCCGGGAGGGATATCGCGGCGCGTCGGTGAAAGAGCTCGCCGCCGCGGTCGGGCTGAGCCAGGCCGGACTGCTGCACTACTTCGACTCGAAAGAGGAGCTCTTCACCGAGATCCTGCGCAAGCGCGACGAGATCGACATGGCAGCGTTCGGCGGCGTCGAGGCGGTGTCCACCGACGTCGAGGCGGTGCGCGACGGATATCTGCAGGTCATCCGGCACAACAGCCAGGTGCCCGGCGTCGTCGAGCTGTTCTCGCGCCTGAGCGTGGAAGCGGCCGACCCGCGGCATCCCGCCCACCGCTTCTTCCTCGATCGCAACCGCGCCTTGCGCGGCGTGTTCGCCGACGTCGTCCGGCAATCACAAAGCGCGGGGCGGCTCACCGACGCCATCGACCCCGACACGCTCGCGCGCATTCTTCAGGCGGTGGCCGACGGGCTGCAGGTGCAGTGGATGCTGGAGCCCGACGTGGACATGGCGGCTATCGTCGAGGCGCTGTTCCGGGGGCTGAGCACGACAGAAGGAGACAGCGATGAGTGA